The segment TAAGAAAACCGGTGAAAAGAAACTTGTTTTTCAATCTCAAAGACGCGGAACGGCGCAAAAGCTTGCGAGCCATATCTCCGGTGCCAGCCATGAGGAAACGCGCTTCGGGATGCACTTTGAGCACGCGGTCTGCCACCTCCAGATAATAGTCCGGTCCCTTTTGGATCGTGATCCTGCCTAAAAAAAGAATGGTCGGTCCGCCGAAGATACGTTTCTTTTTGATCACCGTATCATCGGTCAAAGTGAAGGCGTTGTGCACGATGCGGATCTTTCCGGTATCGATGCGATAACGGGACATGATCATCTGCGCAGTGTATTGTGAAACGGCGATCACGCGGTCTGCATACATCATTCCGGCGTGCTCGATCTTGTGGATGCGTTCGTCTCCGGGTCCGCCGGCACGGTCAAATTCCGTGGCATGGATATGCACGACGAGTGGTTTCTTGGAGATCTTTTTCGCCACCATGCCGGAGGGATAGGTGAGCCAGTCATGTGCGTGGATGAGGTTGTAATCCAGCTCTCGGGCAAATTTCTCCGCGCGCAGGGTATATTCCTGCACTTTTTTGATCAAATCTTCCTCGCCGATGAGATGCGTGGTCATGTCCTCCCAGATCTGATGTTCCTCATGGGAGGACTCTTCAAAAACCCAATATTCCTTCTTGACTAAGGACATAAATTGCTGGATCTCCGAGAGTTGCAAATAGGATTCCGGCTTGGTCGAGATGCCGATAAAATCAAGCCGTTCGTGCACGTTGTGAAACTTACGGCGGATATATTCAGAATGCTGAATCGGGTCGAGAAACACGGTCGGCAGAGTGTCCACATCCTCTTCCTTGCGCAGTGGGAAATAGACCATTTCCTTGGTGGGAAGCACCAGGTCGATCTTGATTCCCTGCGCCAGCAGGGCTTTCACCATGCCATAGCAAGCCATTCCCAATCCACCGGAAATCAGCGGAGGGAATTCCCATGTGAACATCAATATCTTCACAAACCACCTCCGTGAGCAGCGATAAAGGTTTCGATGTTATATAGTGCGGCGACGCTGATCGCCTGTGCCGGAGCGCCTTTGGGGAAGTGTGGATTCTCTCCGTCCCAGATTTCTGCCACCGAGGCGATGTGTCCGCGCATGAAACTTTGGCGGAAAGTTCCAATAAATGAGCTTAGGGTTTTCGCAA is part of the Candidatus Cloacimonadaceae bacterium genome and harbors:
- a CDS encoding glycosyltransferase family 4 protein, with translation MKILMFTWEFPPLISGGLGMACYGMVKALLAQGIKIDLVLPTKEMVYFPLRKEEDVDTLPTVFLDPIQHSEYIRRKFHNVHERLDFIGISTKPESYLQLSEIQQFMSLVKKEYWVFEESSHEEHQIWEDMTTHLIGEEDLIKKVQEYTLRAEKFARELDYNLIHAHDWLTYPSGMVAKKISKKPLVVHIHATEFDRAGGPGDERIHKIEHAGMMYADRVIAVSQYTAQMIMSRYRIDTGKIRIVHNAFTLTDDTVIKKKRIFGGPTILFLGRITIQKGPDYYLEVADRVLKVHPEARFLMAGTGDMARKLLRRSASLRLKNKFLFTGFLNRKQVETILRASDIYVLPSVSEPFGISPLEAMAFGITSIISKQSGVAEVVNHAFKIDYWDVDLIAETINHLIEHPDKCKKIGIEGMREVNQIHWTEAAEKIRIIYSSVLSEFIKSNP